GGGATTAAACGGCTTGGTTATGTAATCATCCGCCCCTAAATTCAACCCTAATATTTTATCTGTATCCTCTGATTTAGCGGACAGCATGATTAACGGAATGTTATGACCTTCTCTAATCTTTGCCGTTGCCCTTATCCCATCCATTTTAGGCATCATAATATCCATAATGATAAGGTGTATCTCATGATCTCCGATTACTTCTATCGCTTCTATTCCGTTAAAAGCTTTGAATATTTTATATCCTTCATTTTCTAAATAAATTACAATAGCATCTACGATTTCCTTATCATCATCACAAACCAATATGTTCATGAAAGTCCACTCCTCTATACGGGTTTCAACAATTAATCACCCCTTTTTTATTCTTTCTAAGGGAATGATATCAATTAAATCTTAACAAACTCATGATGCAATTCTTAAGATTTTCTTAGTATTTTTTATAAAGGTCCACATTAAGTGGAAAAGTTGCCCAAAAACCTGCACATATTAATGTTACGGTTCAGCATGCCATATCAAATGGGGTTTTAATAAATTAATGCAAATCTAATCATTACAAGATTATCAACTATCGGGCCAAAACCTGCTAGTATAGTCATAGTATTTGACTCAACATTATTTTAATCTATACTACTTGCACGTGCTTTCCCTTCTAAAACAAAAAATTCTTCATCCCTTAAACGTTGTACTACTTGTAGATGAAAAATCCTCTTAAATAAGAAAGCCTGTCTTTACTCGGGTAATTAGCGACAATAAAATAAGCGGAGATTTTCCGGTTAGATGCAGAATGGAGCTCATTTCGGTGTAAATAAGCGAAGGTTTTCCGGTTATGCAATGCAAAGGCACCTATTTTCGCGATTTTCGAGTCAATAGGCGAAATTTCTCCTTCTATTTAAGCTTTTTTTATTCTAATTTACTAATTAAGCGGAATTTTTCCGTCTATTATTTTTTCTGATACTTTTGGCAATATTATAGTTCAGCATTTTAAGTATTCTACAGTCATTAATTTTGCATAAAATGAAAGTTTTTTTACACCCCTATCTTTAAAATAATCTACGGCAATAAGAAAAACCGGGCAAAACCAGCCGCTCTGTCAACTAGTCTGTTGATTTCCGCTCCAGGTACTTGCTTTCCGGGGCGGCGTTCGCCGAGCCTGTAACACTAATCCCCCATGAGTCAAGCACCTTCCGCTCCAATCAACAGAGTGTTAAAAATTAATCATGAGCTTTAACTTAGCCTTTTGGTTTGAGAATATCCGATAGTATGTACTCTATTCCATGTACTCCTGTAATAATCCGGGTACATTTCGCCCCCACATTTTTCACATGAAAACATTGGGAGGAGTTGTTGGATCCCCATCGTCCATTAAGTCGAAATCCCTCACTACGCTTAAAGAAATCTCCTCCTTTTCATGACACGTTAAACAAACAAAGCTAACTCTCTGGTTCTTTGATTGGTTAAGGCTTATATTTTTCTTCTTTTTCTTTCCCTTTTTGCGGGTTTTCGATACCGGTGAGAAACGCTATCATCCTTTCAAGATATGCCCTCGAATATTTGCAAACTTTGTTGTTCTTTTGCAAATAATTGTAAAGATTATTGTGGTAAAATTAACCTATAATTGGAAAATATTAAACAATTAGGGGTGAATTGCTAAGTGAATAATGGAGTTTTTATTGCTATTCTAATACAACTAAGGAGGTAAGTATGAAAAAAATTATATGTCTAGCCTTTTTTTTAATATTTATAATCTTTACTACTGCTTGTAACCATCAAGCGGCAAGCAAAGAAGAGCTCAAGCCTTTTCCTATGCAGATTGAAAAACAAATATCAACAATAACAGGTAAAAACATAAAGGATGTTACTAAAAAGGATTTGTTAAGTATCACTGAACTTAGATTAGAGGAACCGGACAGTAAAGCTAGCGTAAATTTAGACACATTGGAACAATTACCGAATTTAAAGTCTATATTTATTTCTGTCCCATTTACCCACCCGGACTCTTTGTACAGTCTAAAAAAGTTAAAATGGCTCGTTATTGACAATGTAGATTCTTCTACAATAGACATTTCTAAACTTCCTTCATCACTAGAAAATCTTTCACTTGAACATACAAACTTACAAAGTATTCACGGCATAAACCACCTAAGCAACGTAAAGACCTTGTGGCTTGCCAGGAATCAATTAGATAGTTCAGATTTGGATGAAATTCATCAACTAAAAGCATTAGAACAATTAGATCTGGGGCAAAACAACATTGAGTCATTATCCTTTCTAGAGAACCTCACCACTTTGATATATCTTGATTTATCAAAAAATAGAATTACTGATATCAGTCCGATAAATAGTCTTACGCACTTGCAGATTTTAAATATCAGTTCCAATCCTATAAAAGAACTACACTTATCCGATAAAGTGCAAGTAGAGATGTTAGATTTACAGAATACAAACCTTTCGGATATTAGTACTTTAAAATCTCAGTTCAAATTAGCTAGAGTAGATATTCGTAACACTAAAGTTCATTCGATAGCCCCATTAAAAAACCTATCTAATTTAACGGTGTTACTACTAAATAAAAATAATGTAACAGATTGGGAATCCCTTAGTAAAAAAAGGGATTTGCTCATTTCTGAAAAAGACTTACTTACGAAATATTAAAGAAGGCCACTTAAATATTTAAGTGGCCTTCTTTAATATTAGCTGTATTTCACAATTTTCTTTACATCAATTCCATAAGCCGCAATGGTTTCTGCTAATGTAGTTCGGGTACTTGAACCAGGATCACTTATTTTTATCATTGAAGTTGTAATGGTAGATGTATCAGGGTCATATCCACCATCTGGATTCGGATAAGTAGTAAGAACACCGTTAAAACTGTTTTTTTAATTTGTTAAGAATGAAATTAACAACATTTTTCCGTTTATTTGTTTAAATTTAAATTCATATTCAACATTATTTTCAGCAAATCCAACTATAATGCGTCCATCTTTATTAAGAGAATGAAAACGGTAATCAAATACCTTATGATTGATCGTCTTTATGAAATCTTGTTTAAATCCATCCTTATAAACAAAGGAGTTCGTGGTTTTGTCGATGGTAATGGAAGAGTCAACAACCGACTGTAAATAAGCATAATCTTTTTCAACCATAGCATTAATTGATTTTAGTGATAGATTCATGGTTTCGACAAGTTGCTCATTTGTAACATTAGGCAGTTTTTTAACTAATTCTTTTAGTTCTGTATTTTCCTTTTCTAACTTAGCGGCGTTATTAGAGTCCGTTACTGATTTAACATTGGAATTAATACTCTCTTTCGCTGTGCAACCAGACATGATGAATAAAATGATAACAAAAATTAGATATTTTTTCATTTTTTTGCCATTCACCCCCATTTAGTGCATCGTAACAAAAAAAGAGCAAGGAATCAATTGGTTCCCTGCTCTCCCTCTTAATATTGAGGTGGTAATGTAATTACAAACTGACTTATTCCGTCAGAAATAGCCTCCGCACCAAAGCGGCAAGATTATGGTTCGAGTCACAGAAGCGCATCATTTCTGAAAAGCCAAAAATGTAGCTTAAGGTTTTCGTCACAGTGGCGCCCCGAAATATGTCAAAAGAGTAATAAAGTAAAAGAAAAGAAGAGTCTGACATTGGTAATTAGTTCTCCATTAATATTTCCATGGATTTTTTCTTTTAGAATTACTACTATCCGGTAGTACATAAGGGTAAACGTCCAATGGTATATATCCACAATTATCGGCCTGGAT
The Neobacillus sp. PS3-40 genome window above contains:
- a CDS encoding leucine-rich repeat domain-containing protein codes for the protein MKKIICLAFFLIFIIFTTACNHQAASKEELKPFPMQIEKQISTITGKNIKDVTKKDLLSITELRLEEPDSKASVNLDTLEQLPNLKSIFISVPFTHPDSLYSLKKLKWLVIDNVDSSTIDISKLPSSLENLSLEHTNLQSIHGINHLSNVKTLWLARNQLDSSDLDEIHQLKALEQLDLGQNNIESLSFLENLTTLIYLDLSKNRITDISPINSLTHLQILNISSNPIKELHLSDKVQVEMLDLQNTNLSDISTLKSQFKLARVDIRNTKVHSIAPLKNLSNLTVLLLNKNNVTDWESLSKKRDLLISEKDLLTKY